A single genomic interval of Aureliella helgolandensis harbors:
- a CDS encoding sodium:solute symporter family protein, translating to MLTFAVFVYLLFTIAIGLYASSKIHGAKDFMVAGRSLPLYMNFTTVFATWFGAETVLSVSANFAHEGLHVIPGDPFGFAACLILVGLFFARAFYRMNLLTIGDFYHQRYGKSVEVFTSVVITLSYVGWAAAQLTALGLVLSVLGQGAGYEWLTINRGILIGAVIVVFYTTVGGMWSVALTDMIQTLVIIVGLLIIAGLMANMAGGVGTVFEAARDSDRLRLFPNEGMASWLTFLAGFLTAALGSIPQQDVFQRVTSAKDEQTAVRGTLLGGSFYLLFAFVPMFIAYAAVVIEPEYLAKFSSEDIREIQRTLPHIVMNMTPFWAQAIFFGALLSAILSTSSGTLLAPSSLFVENVLRPFLPGMSDKRLLLLLRLMLLVFASGATYQAITSNKTMYEMVEYAYSVTLVGALIPLALGLYWKGATTQGAVGSIFCGICAWLYVMYQCPEFIVPPQLCGLAASLVGMLLGSLTPQLISTPAQPATASSSVST from the coding sequence ATGCTCACTTTCGCTGTGTTCGTCTACCTCCTGTTCACGATTGCGATAGGGCTCTACGCGTCGAGCAAGATTCATGGTGCCAAGGATTTCATGGTAGCGGGGCGTTCCCTGCCACTGTACATGAACTTTACCACGGTTTTCGCAACCTGGTTTGGTGCCGAAACGGTGCTCTCGGTCTCAGCCAATTTCGCCCATGAAGGGCTGCACGTTATTCCGGGCGACCCCTTCGGCTTTGCAGCTTGCCTGATCTTGGTCGGCCTCTTTTTCGCACGCGCGTTCTACCGCATGAATCTGCTCACCATCGGTGACTTTTATCACCAACGCTACGGCAAATCGGTGGAGGTGTTTACGTCGGTGGTCATTACCCTGTCCTACGTCGGCTGGGCAGCCGCTCAGCTAACCGCGCTGGGGTTGGTTCTATCGGTGCTTGGTCAAGGTGCCGGATACGAGTGGTTGACGATCAATCGAGGCATTCTCATTGGTGCAGTGATTGTTGTGTTTTACACCACGGTCGGGGGCATGTGGTCGGTTGCCCTAACCGACATGATCCAGACGCTGGTCATTATCGTGGGTTTGCTGATCATTGCCGGACTGATGGCCAACATGGCCGGCGGCGTCGGTACCGTCTTCGAAGCGGCCCGCGATTCCGATCGCTTGAGGCTCTTCCCCAACGAAGGGATGGCCAGCTGGTTGACCTTCCTCGCCGGCTTCTTGACGGCCGCACTGGGCTCCATCCCCCAACAAGATGTTTTTCAACGCGTGACCAGCGCAAAAGATGAGCAAACCGCAGTGCGAGGAACGTTACTGGGAGGCTCCTTCTACCTGCTGTTCGCCTTCGTACCCATGTTCATCGCCTACGCGGCGGTCGTGATTGAACCCGAATACTTAGCCAAGTTTAGCAGCGAGGATATTCGCGAGATCCAGCGAACTCTGCCACACATCGTGATGAACATGACGCCCTTTTGGGCACAGGCAATATTCTTTGGAGCGCTCCTGTCGGCCATCTTATCGACCTCCAGCGGCACACTGCTCGCCCCATCCAGCCTGTTTGTGGAAAACGTGCTGCGTCCTTTCCTGCCAGGGATGAGCGACAAGCGACTGCTGCTCTTGCTGCGACTGATGTTGCTCGTCTTTGCAAGCGGAGCAACCTATCAAGCGATCACCAGCAACAAAACCATGTACGAGATGGTGGAGTACGCCTACAGCGTTACGCTGGTTGGCGCCTTGATCCCGCTGGCACTTGGCCTGTACTGGAAAGGGGCAACCACGCAGGGCGCCGTGGGCTCCATCTTTTGTGGGATTTGCGCGTGGCTCTATGTGATGTATCAGTGTCCGGAGTTTATCGTACCACCCCAATTGTGCGGACTGGCTGCCAGCCTAGTCGGCATGCTTTTGGGCTCACTCACCCCACAACTCATCTCCACACCAGCACAGCCCGCCACGGCTAGTTCTTCGGTGTCCACCTGA
- a CDS encoding acyl carrier protein, whose product MGLDVVELVMEIEEAFGISLPDDRAGKMLTVGDVYEFILEKTADTTLKSSTCLTAAAFYQLRRHLRSLGLPHSKVRPKTKLERAIPLLGRRSYWLTLSSRMDLQFPRLGRPSWLALVNCMLVAIVVSASFLGFAQQGVLVGIFAAVVSGVICSAILMFLTSPFAIYPASNCVTIRDLVTNLVAINYNTLATRYSTRNPTDVWTALQLIVVEQLGVDRNAVVPHARFIQDLGAD is encoded by the coding sequence ATGGGACTTGATGTCGTCGAACTCGTAATGGAAATTGAAGAGGCGTTTGGCATCTCACTCCCAGACGATCGCGCCGGTAAGATGCTAACGGTAGGCGACGTATACGAATTCATTCTCGAAAAGACTGCTGACACGACCTTGAAATCTAGCACTTGCTTGACTGCGGCTGCATTTTATCAACTGCGGCGACATCTGCGCTCGCTTGGTTTGCCGCATTCGAAAGTACGTCCTAAAACGAAATTGGAACGAGCCATCCCGTTGCTTGGTCGACGGTCCTATTGGCTGACTCTTAGTTCCCGGATGGATTTGCAATTCCCTCGTCTTGGAAGACCATCGTGGCTTGCCCTTGTTAACTGCATGCTTGTTGCAATCGTCGTGTCTGCTTCCTTTCTCGGTTTTGCGCAACAGGGCGTACTTGTCGGAATCTTCGCTGCCGTAGTGTCTGGCGTCATCTGTTCCGCCATACTAATGTTCCTGACTTCACCATTTGCAATTTATCCCGCGTCAAATTGCGTTACGATTCGTGATCTCGTAACAAACCTTGTCGCGATTAACTACAACACTCTTGCTACACGGTACTCGACTCGCAATCCAACCGACGTTTGGACTGCCTTGCAATTGATCGTTGTCGAACAACTTGGAGTTGATCGAAACGCCGTAGTGCCACATGCACGATTCATCCAGGACCTTGGTGCGGATTAA
- a CDS encoding DUF1549 domain-containing protein, whose amino-acid sequence MLRSIVSTNFLGRPAAAWLLILGGLLPVSWAADNPSEIVGKDTQMERSVAMSSRVDDLLKEHLQSIGWEAAPKCEDAEFLRRVYLDLTGELPTGADVLDFLEDQGPKKRIQVVERLLDSPASAAHLARVWSSWLLPAEDGAAPFQPQPFGLEAWLAQRFEENLRYDRLVADLLVSSGPTESGPTGFFVALGGDPSRIASKTARVFMGVQLDCAECHDHPFDDWTQQDFWGFAAYFAQLSTDSGAAMRSGVSVADVAVGEVSLPDTEQVVAPKPLVQTGFSGIGTGSRRQQLTLWLTARENPFLARATVNRVWSLLFGRGLVEPIDDMRSLEIASHPELLRELSEYFASTGYDLRDLFSVLAKTAAYSRSSRHPSGVPPEASYASMTVKPLTQAQLSMALNQVSRQLFEPGGGTTLLLQRQLGQLRGDESEAKLGIINALVTLNGSLWDRISRENSSRLLKALEGPHLNGQKQLQWLFLTTLSRLPSAEEVAVFSEVMGRAPAAHGNDAADDSQEEAAGQGAGSGIQDAVALPLKPDAVKAWQSDLLWALLNSTEFAMTP is encoded by the coding sequence ATGTTGAGGAGCATTGTATCCACCAACTTCCTGGGCAGGCCCGCAGCTGCATGGCTCTTGATCTTGGGCGGCTTGCTCCCTGTTTCATGGGCAGCAGACAACCCCAGTGAGATTGTGGGCAAGGACACGCAAATGGAGCGGAGCGTGGCGATGAGCTCGCGGGTTGACGACTTGCTCAAGGAGCACCTGCAGTCAATCGGTTGGGAGGCGGCCCCGAAGTGCGAAGATGCGGAGTTTTTGCGACGCGTTTATTTGGATTTGACGGGCGAATTGCCCACCGGAGCGGATGTCCTTGACTTCTTGGAGGACCAGGGGCCGAAAAAACGCATCCAAGTTGTCGAACGCCTTTTGGACTCCCCCGCCTCGGCGGCACATCTGGCACGAGTCTGGTCCAGCTGGCTTCTTCCGGCCGAGGACGGCGCCGCTCCATTTCAGCCTCAACCTTTCGGTCTCGAAGCATGGCTTGCGCAACGATTTGAAGAGAACTTGCGTTACGATCGACTGGTTGCCGATTTGTTGGTTTCCAGCGGGCCGACCGAGAGCGGTCCCACCGGCTTCTTTGTCGCTCTCGGAGGCGATCCAAGCCGGATTGCGAGCAAGACGGCTCGGGTTTTCATGGGGGTGCAACTCGATTGTGCCGAATGCCATGACCACCCTTTCGACGACTGGACGCAACAAGATTTCTGGGGCTTTGCCGCTTACTTCGCACAGTTATCCACTGACTCCGGTGCTGCGATGCGCAGCGGTGTCTCGGTCGCTGATGTCGCGGTGGGGGAGGTCTCGCTACCTGATACGGAACAGGTCGTTGCTCCGAAACCCTTGGTGCAAACCGGATTTAGTGGGATTGGTACCGGCTCGCGACGGCAGCAGCTCACGCTGTGGCTTACCGCTCGCGAAAATCCCTTTTTAGCGCGTGCCACCGTGAATCGGGTCTGGTCGCTGTTGTTTGGACGCGGTCTGGTCGAACCGATCGATGATATGCGAAGTTTGGAAATTGCTTCACACCCAGAGTTGCTCAGAGAATTGTCCGAGTATTTTGCCAGCACGGGATACGACCTCCGCGACCTGTTCAGCGTATTGGCCAAGACCGCGGCGTACAGTCGATCGAGTCGTCACCCGAGCGGTGTGCCGCCGGAGGCGAGCTATGCCAGCATGACTGTCAAGCCGTTGACGCAAGCCCAGTTGTCAATGGCGTTGAACCAAGTGTCGAGGCAGCTCTTTGAGCCAGGCGGGGGGACGACTCTCCTGCTTCAGAGGCAGTTGGGGCAACTTCGGGGAGACGAGAGCGAAGCTAAGCTGGGGATTATCAACGCGTTGGTAACCCTGAACGGGAGCCTTTGGGATCGTATTTCCCGCGAGAACTCCAGCCGCTTGCTCAAAGCTTTGGAGGGCCCCCATTTGAACGGTCAAAAACAATTGCAATGGTTGTTCCTGACAACGCTCAGCCGGCTGCCAAGTGCAGAGGAGGTTGCGGTTTTCTCCGAGGTGATGGGACGCGCACCGGCCGCCCATGGAAACGATGCGGCCGACGACAGCCAGGAAGAGGCTGCTGGGCAGGGGGCTGGCTCCGGCATCCAAGATGCTGTCGCACTGCCATTGAAGCCGGATGCGGTGAAGGCTTGGCAATCCGACCTCTTATGGGCCCTGCTAAATTCCACCGAATTTGCCATGACACCTTAG
- a CDS encoding PVC-type heme-binding CxxCH protein, with amino-acid sequence MSGSHMLPPPSCLRALLIVLLAAVNLQARDLQVLFLGDQGHHNPQGLSAALTPPLAAEGIHITYTENLSDLNLANLKNYDGLLVYANIDELPPEQEAALLTYVAEGGGFIPLHCASYCFRNSAPVVDLIGAQFSQHGGESFATEIVQPSHPIMEGFSGFSSWDETYVHTKHNERNRVVLEVRKQGVQAEGKDAEPWTWVRTHGGGRVFYTAWGHDTRTWSHPGFQNLLMRGIRWACGDDPRLVADYRDTQRFDAPQMQAGQTDVAPFEYDEVGPKIPNYLSGERWGTQGEILSKMQRPLPPEESIKHFVMPVDFHLELFVSEPDIQGKPIAMNWDEQGRLWICETVDYPNELVPPEQGRDRIRVCEDTDGDGRADKFTVFAEQLSIPTSLEFAQGGVIVQAGVQTLFLRDNDGDGKADQRQVLISGWELGDTHGGVSNFMYGLDNRYWAMQGYNNSKPKFAGGTHPGFRQGPFNFTVAGTEQPEVTNVEFVRSTTNNSWGLGISEEGLIFASTANRAPSFFVPVPNRYYERVRGWTPSLLADEISADHLFDPITDKVRQVDQHGGYTAGAGHALYTARNYPQSWWNRVAFVAGPTGHLVGTFVLNRRGASFEDANTFNLVASDDEWSAPIMAEVGPDGNVWIIDWYNYIVQHNPTPQGFQTGRGNAYESDLRDKTHGRIYRLVYDGSAGEPQAVAFPKLNQQHPEELVAALQHPNRLWRRHAQRLLVERGELDVVPALTELLQDESVDTTGNNPGAIHALWTLHGLGALANPSSTSAAAVRAALNHPAAGVRRNAALVLPANESSVTALAAAALLQDTDAQVQLGALMALADMPASSQAGPMLAELALDRKTQEDRYLHEATICAAAMHAEPFLASILAQPAQPFAAPILRVVAEHISRSGIDQSGVEHLLSALAAAEGGSRGPVVTGLAVGWPKDSTISLSEQGEETLAALLEDSATDQLGPLLRLGKAWGSRKTAGYAEQLAETLLTQVEDSQASNRQRIAAAIELIAMDSEDPQTVTQLIELVTPQVPPPVASGLVRALGDSTANNVAEELLAAWPSMTPGLRSDVVAMLVTRPQTTRELLAGIQSGVVSVSDLSLDQRLSLSEHPDRRLRAQAVKLFESAGGAIDADRQKVIERFAEATHATGNPAAGKQLFVKNCSACHKHSGEGNEIGPDLTGMAVHPKEELLIHILDPSRSVEGNFRRYTLLTAEGQVLSGMLAAESLAAVELIDAEGKRKSISREDIEEIKSTKLSLMPAGFEEQMSIAQMTDLLEFLTSKGRFVPLPLASVASAVSTKGLFEPRDNGPDRMVFSDWSPKEFQGVPFQLVDPQGKRVPNIVLLHGPNGTLPPKMPKQVTLPCNMSLKQLHLLSGVSGWGFPYSNRKSVSMIVRFHYADGETEEHPLINGVHFADYIRRVDVPESQFAFPLGNQQVRYLAISPKRNQPIASVDLVKGDDASAPIIMAITAEQAGDYQ; translated from the coding sequence ATGTCAGGCTCGCACATGCTGCCCCCCCCATCCTGCCTTCGCGCATTGCTAATCGTGCTCTTAGCTGCAGTCAACCTACAAGCACGCGACCTGCAAGTTCTTTTTCTAGGCGATCAAGGGCACCATAACCCACAAGGTCTGTCTGCGGCTCTGACGCCCCCGTTGGCTGCAGAGGGAATCCACATCACATACACCGAGAATTTATCCGATCTCAACCTAGCGAACTTGAAGAATTACGACGGACTGTTGGTGTATGCCAACATCGACGAATTGCCACCTGAACAGGAGGCTGCATTGCTGACGTACGTGGCTGAGGGGGGCGGTTTCATACCACTCCACTGCGCTTCCTACTGCTTTCGCAATTCGGCCCCGGTCGTGGATCTAATCGGTGCCCAATTTTCCCAACACGGTGGCGAAAGCTTTGCGACGGAAATCGTTCAGCCATCCCATCCCATCATGGAGGGTTTCAGTGGGTTCTCCAGCTGGGACGAAACTTATGTGCACACGAAGCACAATGAACGCAACCGCGTTGTGCTTGAAGTTCGCAAACAGGGGGTCCAGGCGGAAGGCAAAGATGCCGAACCGTGGACTTGGGTGCGCACCCATGGTGGAGGAAGAGTTTTCTACACAGCCTGGGGCCACGATACGCGGACCTGGAGTCACCCTGGGTTTCAAAACTTGCTGATGCGTGGTATCCGCTGGGCGTGCGGAGACGATCCACGCCTCGTTGCCGACTATCGCGACACGCAGCGATTCGACGCGCCCCAGATGCAGGCAGGCCAAACCGACGTTGCACCGTTTGAATACGACGAAGTTGGCCCCAAGATCCCCAATTATCTATCCGGTGAAAGATGGGGCACGCAAGGCGAAATCTTGAGCAAGATGCAGCGTCCACTGCCTCCAGAAGAGTCGATAAAACACTTTGTCATGCCAGTCGATTTCCACCTGGAACTGTTCGTCTCCGAACCTGACATTCAAGGCAAACCGATCGCCATGAACTGGGATGAGCAGGGGCGTCTGTGGATTTGTGAAACCGTCGACTACCCCAACGAACTCGTCCCGCCCGAACAAGGGCGTGACCGAATTCGCGTCTGTGAAGATACCGATGGAGACGGACGTGCAGATAAGTTTACGGTGTTCGCCGAACAGTTGAGCATCCCCACATCCCTTGAATTCGCGCAGGGTGGCGTGATCGTTCAAGCCGGCGTGCAAACCCTCTTTCTACGAGACAATGATGGAGATGGAAAAGCGGATCAACGCCAGGTCTTAATTTCGGGCTGGGAGCTGGGCGACACGCATGGCGGCGTTAGCAATTTCATGTATGGCCTGGACAACCGCTACTGGGCCATGCAAGGGTACAACAACTCCAAACCCAAGTTTGCCGGCGGTACGCACCCTGGATTCCGGCAGGGGCCATTCAATTTTACGGTTGCCGGGACTGAACAGCCGGAAGTGACCAACGTCGAATTTGTGCGTTCGACCACCAACAACAGCTGGGGCTTGGGAATCAGCGAAGAGGGCTTGATCTTTGCGTCCACCGCGAATCGCGCACCAAGCTTTTTTGTTCCAGTTCCGAACCGCTACTACGAACGCGTGCGTGGTTGGACTCCGTCTCTGCTGGCCGATGAAATCTCTGCCGACCACCTATTCGATCCCATTACCGACAAAGTGCGGCAAGTCGATCAGCACGGCGGTTACACCGCGGGTGCCGGCCATGCACTGTACACCGCCCGGAACTACCCGCAGAGCTGGTGGAATCGCGTCGCATTCGTGGCGGGACCTACGGGGCACTTGGTTGGGACGTTTGTCCTCAACCGGCGAGGCGCTAGCTTCGAAGATGCCAACACTTTTAACCTAGTTGCTAGCGATGATGAATGGTCCGCTCCCATCATGGCGGAAGTCGGTCCAGACGGCAATGTCTGGATCATTGACTGGTACAACTATATTGTGCAACACAATCCTACGCCTCAAGGCTTCCAAACCGGTCGCGGCAATGCCTACGAATCGGACCTGCGGGATAAAACCCATGGACGCATCTATCGACTGGTCTACGACGGCTCTGCCGGAGAACCACAAGCGGTTGCATTTCCAAAGCTCAACCAGCAACACCCGGAGGAACTCGTCGCTGCATTACAACACCCCAATCGACTCTGGCGCCGCCACGCACAACGTCTGCTCGTCGAACGCGGTGAGTTAGATGTCGTTCCTGCCCTGACAGAACTGTTGCAGGATGAAAGTGTCGATACTACTGGCAACAATCCTGGAGCCATTCACGCCTTGTGGACCCTACACGGCCTGGGGGCTTTAGCGAATCCCTCCAGCACAAGTGCTGCAGCAGTCCGCGCTGCATTGAATCATCCCGCTGCCGGCGTGCGTCGCAATGCAGCACTCGTATTACCAGCAAACGAATCGTCGGTCACCGCACTTGCTGCCGCAGCTCTATTGCAGGACACAGACGCTCAGGTGCAACTCGGAGCTCTGATGGCTTTGGCGGACATGCCGGCAAGTAGCCAAGCGGGCCCAATGCTCGCAGAGCTGGCTTTGGACCGCAAAACTCAAGAGGATCGTTACCTGCATGAGGCAACCATTTGCGCAGCAGCCATGCATGCCGAGCCCTTTCTCGCATCCATACTGGCCCAGCCAGCACAACCGTTTGCGGCACCAATTCTGCGAGTTGTCGCGGAACACATCTCGCGTTCTGGTATTGACCAATCGGGCGTTGAGCACTTACTCAGCGCCTTGGCCGCCGCCGAGGGAGGCAGCCGCGGACCGGTCGTGACCGGCCTCGCAGTCGGCTGGCCCAAGGACAGCACCATTTCACTGTCGGAACAAGGCGAAGAGACATTGGCAGCCCTCCTCGAGGACTCGGCGACCGATCAACTGGGCCCCTTGTTGCGGCTTGGGAAAGCTTGGGGAAGCAGGAAGACCGCCGGCTACGCAGAGCAGTTGGCCGAAACCTTGCTGACCCAAGTCGAGGACTCCCAGGCAAGCAATCGCCAACGCATTGCAGCGGCCATAGAGTTGATCGCGATGGACTCGGAAGATCCTCAGACCGTAACTCAATTAATTGAACTGGTGACTCCTCAAGTCCCGCCTCCTGTCGCCAGTGGGCTAGTGCGAGCCCTAGGAGATTCAACAGCCAACAACGTTGCCGAAGAACTATTGGCGGCTTGGCCATCGATGACTCCAGGCCTTCGCAGTGACGTGGTGGCCATGCTCGTCACCCGCCCCCAAACCACTCGTGAACTGCTGGCCGGTATTCAATCAGGAGTCGTCTCCGTTAGCGATCTATCGCTCGACCAACGACTTTCACTCAGCGAGCATCCCGACCGGCGACTACGCGCCCAAGCAGTTAAACTCTTTGAATCAGCGGGTGGAGCGATCGATGCGGATCGCCAAAAAGTCATCGAACGATTCGCGGAGGCAACTCATGCAACCGGCAATCCTGCCGCTGGTAAACAACTGTTTGTCAAAAATTGCTCAGCCTGCCACAAGCACTCTGGTGAAGGGAATGAAATCGGGCCCGACCTAACCGGCATGGCCGTGCACCCTAAGGAAGAGTTGCTTATTCACATTTTGGATCCGAGTCGCAGTGTGGAAGGAAATTTCCGTCGCTACACACTGCTGACCGCCGAGGGACAAGTCCTGAGCGGCATGTTGGCTGCAGAATCCCTGGCTGCCGTAGAGTTGATTGATGCGGAAGGGAAACGCAAGTCCATTTCCCGAGAAGACATTGAGGAAATCAAGTCGACCAAGCTCTCGCTAATGCCAGCTGGGTTTGAAGAGCAGATGTCGATAGCGCAGATGACCGACTTGCTGGAGTTCCTGACTAGCAAAGGACGTTTTGTGCCTTTGCCCCTGGCCAGCGTGGCTTCAGCCGTCAGCACCAAGGGACTATTCGAACCAAGAGACAACGGCCCCGACCGCATGGTTTTCAGCGATTGGAGTCCGAAGGAGTTTCAAGGGGTGCCGTTTCAACTAGTTGACCCGCAAGGCAAGCGGGTTCCGAACATCGTCTTGCTCCATGGCCCCAACGGAACACTTCCTCCCAAAATGCCCAAGCAAGTCACCCTCCCCTGCAACATGAGCCTCAAGCAATTGCACCTACTCAGTGGCGTCAGCGGCTGGGGATTCCCCTACAGCAACCGCAAATCGGTCTCAATGATTGTTCGCTTTCACTATGCCGACGGAGAAACGGAGGAGCATCCGCTAATCAATGGAGTGCATTTTGCTGACTACATTCGACGCGTGGATGTGCCAGAGTCGCAATTCGCCTTCCCCCTCGGTAACCAGCAGGTGCGTTACCTAGCCATTTCCCCTAAGCGGAACCAGCCCATTGCCTCAGTCGATCTCGTCAAAGGCGATGATGCTTCAGCACCGATCATCATGGCCATTACCGCAGAGCAGGCTGGCGATTACCAATAG
- a CDS encoding glycosyltransferase family 9 protein — MGLRIMDGTRRDTPKSVLLTRLSAIGDCILTIPLAVEIKRLWPHCTLTWIVDCAAASLLESHPAVDEVIRIPKQWLKSPTEWSSLRQELRAREFDFTFDPQGLSKSATLGWLSGARRRIGFDYSHARELAPLLATRRIRRTARHMVDTYRQLLSPWTPIEMGQGSFDMPVYRDAALQVEELLDSLEWNAWDRHNWVAINPGAGWPTKTWPVQRFGMLARELHREYGRRSIVLWAGEDELLKAKVIEEESRGAAFVAPATDLPQALEVIRRSSLLVTADTGPLHMASAVGTPCVSLHGPTWADESGPYGNRHIAIQSPLLPHPKKVARRGHNVAMQAIELDDVFHACGQLLTKQAISHRLIA; from the coding sequence GTGGGACTGCGAATAATGGACGGAACACGTCGCGACACGCCTAAAAGTGTATTGCTGACTCGCTTGAGCGCCATCGGTGATTGTATCCTAACAATTCCACTTGCCGTTGAAATCAAGCGACTTTGGCCACACTGCACGCTGACTTGGATCGTGGATTGCGCCGCTGCCTCACTGCTCGAATCCCATCCGGCTGTGGACGAGGTAATTCGCATCCCCAAGCAGTGGCTCAAAAGCCCTACTGAATGGAGCTCTCTTCGCCAGGAACTGCGTGCCAGGGAGTTTGACTTCACCTTCGACCCTCAGGGACTGAGCAAGAGCGCCACGCTGGGCTGGCTGAGTGGTGCCCGACGACGGATCGGGTTCGACTACTCCCATGCACGGGAATTGGCCCCACTGCTCGCGACCCGGCGCATCCGGCGAACCGCTCGCCACATGGTCGACACCTACCGACAATTGCTGTCCCCCTGGACGCCAATTGAAATGGGCCAAGGCTCCTTCGACATGCCAGTCTACCGCGACGCCGCGTTGCAGGTCGAAGAACTACTGGATAGCCTCGAATGGAATGCTTGGGATCGCCACAATTGGGTCGCCATTAATCCTGGCGCTGGTTGGCCGACCAAGACTTGGCCAGTGCAGCGTTTCGGCATGCTAGCCCGCGAGTTGCATCGAGAATACGGCAGACGCAGCATTGTTCTATGGGCTGGCGAAGACGAGCTGCTCAAAGCAAAAGTCATTGAGGAGGAGAGTCGAGGCGCCGCCTTCGTAGCTCCCGCGACAGATCTACCTCAAGCACTCGAGGTGATTCGGCGTAGTTCGCTACTAGTGACCGCGGACACCGGACCGCTGCACATGGCCAGCGCCGTAGGAACCCCTTGTGTCAGCCTGCATGGCCCAACCTGGGCCGATGAATCGGGGCCGTATGGAAATCGCCATATTGCCATCCAAAGCCCGCTCTTGCCCCACCCCAAGAAAGTCGCCCGTCGAGGGCATAACGTCGCCATGCAAGCCATTGAGCTGGATGACGTTTTCCATGCCTGTGGACAACTCCTTACCAAGCAAGCGATCTCCCATCGCTTAATTGCTTAG
- a CDS encoding response regulator, protein MTISLLVADDHQVVRLGLRNILEGSGIEVAAEATTGEEVLQILLNNKPDCVLLDVRMPGGDGLNILGRIKLDYPEMPVVLFSTYDNPTYVARAVALGAAGYVLKDDTPERLISAIQAAVRGEAAWTREELRRVTGALATPRVVSDVEVPLTQRESEVLRQLANGLTNKEIALALGISYETVKEHVQHILRKIGVSDRTQAAVWAVRKGLV, encoded by the coding sequence ATGACGATTTCTTTGTTAGTCGCTGACGACCACCAAGTTGTACGACTCGGCTTGCGCAACATTTTGGAAGGCAGTGGGATCGAAGTTGCTGCTGAGGCAACGACTGGTGAGGAAGTGTTGCAGATCTTGCTCAACAACAAACCCGACTGTGTTTTGTTGGACGTCCGCATGCCGGGCGGAGATGGGTTGAACATTCTGGGCCGAATCAAGCTCGACTACCCGGAGATGCCGGTTGTGCTCTTTTCGACGTACGACAATCCGACCTACGTGGCTCGGGCGGTTGCTTTGGGAGCGGCGGGATATGTCTTAAAAGATGACACACCTGAGCGTTTGATTAGCGCGATTCAGGCGGCCGTTCGCGGAGAAGCTGCCTGGACACGGGAAGAATTGCGGCGCGTGACGGGTGCTTTGGCCACGCCTCGGGTCGTTTCCGATGTGGAAGTGCCATTGACGCAACGCGAGAGCGAAGTGCTACGGCAGTTGGCCAATGGCCTGACCAACAAGGAGATTGCTCTCGCATTGGGAATTAGCTACGAGACGGTTAAGGAGCACGTGCAGCACATCTTGCGAAAGATTGGCGTTTCCGATCGTACCCAAGCAGCGGTTTGGGCCGTGCGTAAGGGACTCGTGTAG
- a CDS encoding YdcF family protein, with protein MQATPPPTTADLLHAERRVNPVVSVLVCCTVLGLLISLICLAGYGKLGFEKAVTRLMHPVGLGWLILSGLLTYMLLCRPWRRAFAWFVPWSVLTLLSTPTLPSLGMRYLETQFVPYSPASSAPLDVLVVLGGGTSLGPYGPQAGDAGDRLVWAARLFHQGHVKSLITTGAAIEGPGMEQRSSAADHTLKIWTDLNIPPNRIRQIGGRTTYEEMQALKELLPQLSNSRIGLLTSAWHLPRALRLARAQGLDLIPVAADYRTRGEPPNWMDYIPSAKNLVTFEKLQHECMAALVSR; from the coding sequence ATGCAAGCCACCCCACCTCCCACGACCGCAGACTTGCTGCATGCGGAGCGCCGCGTGAATCCAGTGGTGTCCGTGCTAGTGTGCTGTACGGTCCTGGGCTTACTCATCAGCCTCATCTGCTTGGCAGGCTACGGAAAGCTTGGATTTGAGAAAGCGGTGACCCGTCTGATGCACCCGGTCGGCCTGGGTTGGCTCATCCTCAGTGGACTGCTGACCTATATGTTGCTTTGCCGCCCGTGGCGGCGGGCCTTTGCATGGTTCGTTCCCTGGTCCGTTCTGACGCTGCTCAGCACTCCAACTTTGCCAAGCCTTGGAATGCGGTATCTGGAAACCCAATTCGTCCCCTACTCCCCCGCTTCCAGCGCCCCCCTCGATGTATTGGTGGTGTTGGGTGGCGGCACCAGCCTTGGTCCCTATGGGCCGCAAGCAGGTGATGCTGGGGACCGGCTCGTGTGGGCTGCACGCCTGTTCCACCAAGGGCATGTCAAGAGTTTGATCACCACCGGGGCAGCCATTGAAGGTCCGGGAATGGAACAACGCAGTTCCGCCGCAGACCACACCCTGAAGATCTGGACCGATCTAAACATCCCACCCAATCGAATACGCCAAATTGGTGGGCGTACGACCTACGAGGAGATGCAAGCCCTCAAGGAACTCCTGCCGCAACTCAGCAACTCCCGGATTGGCCTACTAACCAGTGCCTGGCACTTGCCTCGAGCACTCAGACTTGCCCGCGCCCAGGGCTTAGACCTAATTCCGGTAGCGGCAGACTATCGCACGCGGGGAGAGCCCCCTAATTGGATGGACTACATCCCATCGGCGAAAAACCTAGTCACCTTCGAAAAGCTCCAACATGAGTGCATGGCAGCCTTGGTCAGTCGCTAA